One window of the Equus caballus isolate H_3958 breed thoroughbred chromosome 2, TB-T2T, whole genome shotgun sequence genome contains the following:
- the LOC138921328 gene encoding tumor necrosis factor receptor superfamily member 14-like isoform X4 — translation MEPLRGWGPPPWSPAPKADALSLALYLLLLGSPRYTLATPQCKEEEYPVGAECCPKCSPGYRVKQTCVELTGMLCIPCAPGTFSAQVNGLSKCLPCRPCDPGTERQDTVCEDCQPGTFSPNGTLGECRPWTKCSGLFEMEVEPGTSSTDITCSSRGLSVLVGVLVLVLAGLIVLCVWMKMRRTSDGFTPVRFLSQWTRPGVGREDTAAQALQPTPDVTTVAVEETAAMFPEREQHADRQPQMQPSEKSLTVSAESCQALKG, via the exons ATGGAGCCTCTGCGAGGCTGGGGGCCACCCCCATGGAGCCCGGCACCCAAGGCTGATGCCCTGAGCCTG GCCTTGTATCTCCTCCTCCTGGGGTCCCCCCGCTACACCCTGGCGACGCCCCAGTGCAAAGAGGAGGAGTACCCAGTGGGGGCCGAGTGCTGCCCCAAATGCAGTCCAG GTTACCGCGTGAAGCAGACCTGTGTAGAGCTGACTGGCATGCTGTGTATTCCCTGTGCCCCGGGAACCTTCTCAGCCCAGGTCAACGGCCTGAGCAAGTGTCTGCCGTGCCGACCCTGTGACCCAG GCACCGAGCGGCAGGACACGGTGTGTGAAGACTGCCAGCCCGGGACCTTCTCTCCCAATGGGACCCTGGGGGAGTGCCGGCCCTGGACCAA GTGCAGCGGCCTCTTTGAGATGGAAGTGGAACCTGGGACTAGCAGCACAGACATCACGTGCTCCTCCCGGGGCCTCAGTGTTCTTGTGGGCGTTCTCGTGCTTGTGTTGGCTGGCCTGATAGTCCTCTGCGTGTGGATGAAAATGAGAAGGACATCTG ACGGATTCACCCCAGTGAGATTCCTCTCTCAG TGGACACGTCCTGGTGTAGGACGGGAAGACACAGCCGCCCAGGCCCTGCAGCCCACGCCGGACGTCACCACGGTGGCCGTGGAGGAGACAGCAGCCATGTTCCCTGAGAGGGAGCAACATGCTGACCGACAGCCTCAGATGCAGCCATCTGAGAAATCCCTGACTGTGTCTGCCGAGAGCTGCCAGGCCCTCAAGGGCTGA
- the LOC138921328 gene encoding tumor necrosis factor receptor superfamily member 14-like isoform X3 — MEPLRGWGPPPWSPAPKADALSLLPGSPRLTQPSVTHSPWPWGRGADTQESHTHQQQNSSWWASSPKPHSADEGYRVKQTCVELTGMLCIPCAPGTFSAQVNGLSKCLPCRPCDPGTERQDTVCEDCQPGTFSPNGTLGECRPWTKCSGLFEMEVEPGTSSTDITCSSRGLSVLVGVLVLVLAGLIVLCVWMKMRRTSDGFTPVRFLSQWTRPGVGREDTAAQALQPTPDVTTVAVEETAAMFPEREQHADRQPQMQPSEKSLTVSAESCQALKG, encoded by the exons ATGGAGCCTCTGCGAGGCTGGGGGCCACCCCCATGGAGCCCGGCACCCAAGGCTGATGCCCTGAGCCTG CTACCCGGCTCTCCTAGGCTGACCCAGCCCTCTGTCACCCACTCACCCTGGCCCTGGGGTAGGGGAGCAGACACACAGGAAAGCCATACCCACCAGCAGCAGAACAGCTCCTGGTGGGCCTCGTCCCCGAAACCCCACTCAGCGGACGAAG GTTACCGCGTGAAGCAGACCTGTGTAGAGCTGACTGGCATGCTGTGTATTCCCTGTGCCCCGGGAACCTTCTCAGCCCAGGTCAACGGCCTGAGCAAGTGTCTGCCGTGCCGACCCTGTGACCCAG GCACCGAGCGGCAGGACACGGTGTGTGAAGACTGCCAGCCCGGGACCTTCTCTCCCAATGGGACCCTGGGGGAGTGCCGGCCCTGGACCAA GTGCAGCGGCCTCTTTGAGATGGAAGTGGAACCTGGGACTAGCAGCACAGACATCACGTGCTCCTCCCGGGGCCTCAGTGTTCTTGTGGGCGTTCTCGTGCTTGTGTTGGCTGGCCTGATAGTCCTCTGCGTGTGGATGAAAATGAGAAGGACATCTG ACGGATTCACCCCAGTGAGATTCCTCTCTCAG TGGACACGTCCTGGTGTAGGACGGGAAGACACAGCCGCCCAGGCCCTGCAGCCCACGCCGGACGTCACCACGGTGGCCGTGGAGGAGACAGCAGCCATGTTCCCTGAGAGGGAGCAACATGCTGACCGACAGCCTCAGATGCAGCCATCTGAGAAATCCCTGACTGTGTCTGCCGAGAGCTGCCAGGCCCTCAAGGGCTGA
- the LOC138921328 gene encoding tumor necrosis factor receptor superfamily member 14-like isoform X1 translates to MEPLRGWGPPPWSPAPKADALSLLPGSPRLTQPSVTHSPWPWGRGADTQESHTHQQQNSSWWASSPKPHSADEGYRVKQTCVELTGMLCIPCAPGTFSAQVNGLSKCLPCRPCDPAMGLVIKWDCSSTENTECGCDQGHFCVSEKGDDCVKCQPHTTCRPGQRVRERGTERQDTVCEDCQPGTFSPNGTLGECRPWTKCSGLFEMEVEPGTSSTDITCSSRGLSVLVGVLVLVLAGLIVLCVWMKMRRTSDGFTPVRFLSQWTRPGVGREDTAAQALQPTPDVTTVAVEETAAMFPEREQHADRQPQMQPSEKSLTVSAESCQALKG, encoded by the exons ATGGAGCCTCTGCGAGGCTGGGGGCCACCCCCATGGAGCCCGGCACCCAAGGCTGATGCCCTGAGCCTG CTACCCGGCTCTCCTAGGCTGACCCAGCCCTCTGTCACCCACTCACCCTGGCCCTGGGGTAGGGGAGCAGACACACAGGAAAGCCATACCCACCAGCAGCAGAACAGCTCCTGGTGGGCCTCGTCCCCGAAACCCCACTCAGCGGACGAAG GTTACCGCGTGAAGCAGACCTGTGTAGAGCTGACTGGCATGCTGTGTATTCCCTGTGCCCCGGGAACCTTCTCAGCCCAGGTCAACGGCCTGAGCAAGTGTCTGCCGTGCCGACCCTGTGACCCAG CCATGGGCCTGGTGATCAAGTGGGACTGCTCGAGCACGGAAAACACCGAGTGTGGCTGCGACCAAGGCCACTTCTGCGTTAGCGAGAAGGGGGATGATTGTGTCAAGTGCCAGCCCCACACGACCTGCAGACCAGGCCAGAGGGTACGGGAGAGAG GCACCGAGCGGCAGGACACGGTGTGTGAAGACTGCCAGCCCGGGACCTTCTCTCCCAATGGGACCCTGGGGGAGTGCCGGCCCTGGACCAA GTGCAGCGGCCTCTTTGAGATGGAAGTGGAACCTGGGACTAGCAGCACAGACATCACGTGCTCCTCCCGGGGCCTCAGTGTTCTTGTGGGCGTTCTCGTGCTTGTGTTGGCTGGCCTGATAGTCCTCTGCGTGTGGATGAAAATGAGAAGGACATCTG ACGGATTCACCCCAGTGAGATTCCTCTCTCAG TGGACACGTCCTGGTGTAGGACGGGAAGACACAGCCGCCCAGGCCCTGCAGCCCACGCCGGACGTCACCACGGTGGCCGTGGAGGAGACAGCAGCCATGTTCCCTGAGAGGGAGCAACATGCTGACCGACAGCCTCAGATGCAGCCATCTGAGAAATCCCTGACTGTGTCTGCCGAGAGCTGCCAGGCCCTCAAGGGCTGA
- the LOC138921328 gene encoding tumor necrosis factor receptor superfamily member 14-like isoform X2, which yields MEPLRGWGPPPWSPAPKADALSLALYLLLLGSPRYTLATPQCKEEEYPVGAECCPKCSPGYRVKQTCVELTGMLCIPCAPGTFSAQVNGLSKCLPCRPCDPAMGLVIKWDCSSTENTECGCDQGHFCVSEKGDDCVKCQPHTTCRPGQRVRERGTERQDTVCEDCQPGTFSPNGTLGECRPWTKCSGLFEMEVEPGTSSTDITCSSRGLSVLVGVLVLVLAGLIVLCVWMKMRRTSDGFTPVRFLSQWTRPGVGREDTAAQALQPTPDVTTVAVEETAAMFPEREQHADRQPQMQPSEKSLTVSAESCQALKG from the exons ATGGAGCCTCTGCGAGGCTGGGGGCCACCCCCATGGAGCCCGGCACCCAAGGCTGATGCCCTGAGCCTG GCCTTGTATCTCCTCCTCCTGGGGTCCCCCCGCTACACCCTGGCGACGCCCCAGTGCAAAGAGGAGGAGTACCCAGTGGGGGCCGAGTGCTGCCCCAAATGCAGTCCAG GTTACCGCGTGAAGCAGACCTGTGTAGAGCTGACTGGCATGCTGTGTATTCCCTGTGCCCCGGGAACCTTCTCAGCCCAGGTCAACGGCCTGAGCAAGTGTCTGCCGTGCCGACCCTGTGACCCAG CCATGGGCCTGGTGATCAAGTGGGACTGCTCGAGCACGGAAAACACCGAGTGTGGCTGCGACCAAGGCCACTTCTGCGTTAGCGAGAAGGGGGATGATTGTGTCAAGTGCCAGCCCCACACGACCTGCAGACCAGGCCAGAGGGTACGGGAGAGAG GCACCGAGCGGCAGGACACGGTGTGTGAAGACTGCCAGCCCGGGACCTTCTCTCCCAATGGGACCCTGGGGGAGTGCCGGCCCTGGACCAA GTGCAGCGGCCTCTTTGAGATGGAAGTGGAACCTGGGACTAGCAGCACAGACATCACGTGCTCCTCCCGGGGCCTCAGTGTTCTTGTGGGCGTTCTCGTGCTTGTGTTGGCTGGCCTGATAGTCCTCTGCGTGTGGATGAAAATGAGAAGGACATCTG ACGGATTCACCCCAGTGAGATTCCTCTCTCAG TGGACACGTCCTGGTGTAGGACGGGAAGACACAGCCGCCCAGGCCCTGCAGCCCACGCCGGACGTCACCACGGTGGCCGTGGAGGAGACAGCAGCCATGTTCCCTGAGAGGGAGCAACATGCTGACCGACAGCCTCAGATGCAGCCATCTGAGAAATCCCTGACTGTGTCTGCCGAGAGCTGCCAGGCCCTCAAGGGCTGA